The Camelina sativa cultivar DH55 chromosome 16, Cs, whole genome shotgun sequence sequence ATTGAAACGACGTTTTATCTTTCatcaaactttattttatgaaatttcattttaattagattaaaaattGATATGTCTATactttgtctctccttagcctatttttatcatgcaNNNNNNNNNNNNNNNNNNNNNNNNNNNNNNNNNNNNNNNNNNNNNNNNNNNNNNNNNNNNtaaggttaattgaacctactaggagacataaaaaatcttagtatcaaaaatattataactggATCCAGCCAAGATCAAATCACGGCCACATGCTACAAATGATCGGCCCGAAACaccttttgagttttgttattaattagtACTCCGATATAGCCGGATTCGAAAAAGCCATCCATCCCGTTTATTAGGGTTCAATTCAACCCCTTTGTTGTCCAATATTCCTCTTTGTACGTCTCCGACATAGCTGATATAATGATCGTGTGCCTTTAGCTTCCATCTGGTTTGTGCCTCTCTCGACCTCGGATTGGGATCGATCACAGCTTATTTAATTCCACCTTAAAGTAAGTTGACAAAACGCAAAGTATCCCCGTCCCGtttattgtataaaatttcCCTATATTTAGACGTAATCGTATGTTGATACTTTAGATTAGGTATCCAAGTATATTCAAATTCAAGTATCCAAGTATATTCATGTGTATAGTTGCATCGAGACCTGATTTNttttttttttttttttttggctcgaTCGGGTCACCAATTTTTAagtaaagtttatattttaatttgttaccaGATTTTATTGTTTGGCTTTTTGGCAGAGGAAATCGGAGTGTGGTTTCTCTGTCGCCTGTATGACGATCGTGACTTGGCTATCCGGTAAacccaacaaaaatatttatgagCTCCAACAAAGCAATAGTCTTGGTAAACAAGGTATCACATGGTTTTAGCTTACTTTTTTGGACTTCATTGAGAACCCTTTGTTAACTTGTAGGTATAATTAGGGCATACACTTTTTAATTAGTCTTCAAACCAACAGTGTCATCCTGATCAGTGGCGGAGCTAGGGAATTACTCTTATAggggtcaattttttttttaatgaacaaaATCTATTTATACTATCTTGATCTTTTCCTCAcctgtttttattttagtgtCGAATTGATTTTTTTCCCACTAGCTAtgaatttaatataatttggttttattaacgttctctctctctctttttcctcgACCTCAAGCGTCTTGAGTTTCTTAAACAATGGGAGAAATATTGCCTGGAGAGGGCTCGCATAAATCTtgagaaagcaaaagaacaTAGCCGGCAAAATAACAAAGATGGTACGACggtacaaattaattttttccttttttaattatgaCCACATATTTGAATCCATTTAGAACATGCTGTGTTTTGCGTGCATTGTCTTGCAGATGCTATACACTATTTGAAACTGAACAAGCTACACGAGCGAACAGCTCAAACATCTCGGAATTATCAGCTTATTGCACATGAAAAAGTGAGATATTCTCTATTGCATGTTTTTGTACATCATCTACATATTCTTTTTAAGtaccgatatatatatatatatatttatatatagttgaattttattataataacatCAAAATTCCTTTTGAACACAGTTGGTTTCGATGGAACGTGTGAGAAATAATTTGACCGAAGCGTGGCGAAATGAAGATCATACAACCAAGAAGACTACCCatgtctttatttatttttctttgctcCTCTTAAATATTATACTACCTTGTATCGTCTATCTACTACTAAGCTCATATAGTACGTCTtgtttttggcatttttttttctttccatttttttaaaacagtacaaaaaagaaaatactgtTATATCATGTGGTTTGGGCTAAACGGCCCATTTAAATTCTTCTAAAAAATTACTTACACGGCGGTTTCGACGACTTGTTATAATTGATTGATTCTTTCGGGTTTCGGACTTTGGAACGAGACGAGACCGGGTAACATGGATTTCGACGAGACCGTGCCACTAAGCCAGCGGTCGGAGTGGTCAGATGTGGTCCGGTTGACTCAGGACGATGGTCCGAATCCGGTGGTGCCGATCGCCTATAAGGATGAGTTCCGCGAGACTATGGATTACTTCCGTGCGATCTACTTCTCCGACGAGCGATCTCCTCGCGCACTTCGACTCACTGAAGAAACGCTCCGCTTAAACTCCGGGAACTACACAGTTAATCAAttcttttttcagtttttatttttttttttattttttttttaattttttttaagtttcttctaTGCTTTGTTGGGTGCTTCTGAGCCCTAATCTCAAGTTGGAATTTGATTGGAGCATTAGTAGTAACTGAACTGAACTCTTatggttttgaaatttgatgGATCTAAGTCTTTAATTAGTCCTGTTCTTGTTCTCCCCTGACGACAATTTTCCCCTTTTTAAGGTGTGGCATTTTAGGCGCCTGGTACTTGAGGCGCTTAATCACGACTTGTATCAAGAACTCGAGTTCATCGAACGCATTGCTGAGGATAACTCTAAGAACTACCAATTGTGGTAAAGTTTATACCTTTTTATCCCTCGTTTGTCTCTATACCCTGAAGTAGTTGACTGATGAGGAACAATTTCGAACCAAGAACTGTATATGTTTGATTTATGAGATAGCAGCCTACGTTTTCATAGACTGTGGAGGaaggtttttttataaagaagttgtTGTCAAAGTTTGGAGTCTGTTTTGTGTATGCCGAGTCAGCCATTTTCTTAATTATGCTCTATCGTGGATGTTCTGTATATTTTAGATCAAAGTTCCTTCTTTTTTACACATTGTGAAGGTCATATAGTGCCACATATCTGCTGCTTAAGAAAAGTTGACCCTTGGTTCTGTGCTTTTGAGTGTGATGATGATCCATGGTTCTGCgctaatattttcttttctctaggCATCATCGGCGATGGGTTGCTGAGAAACTGGGTCCTGAGGTTGCAGGGAGAGAACTTGACTGTACTCGGCGAGTACTATCACTTGATGCCAAACATTATCATGCTTGGTCACATAGACAGGTTTGTGATCTCAATTACCTTGTTAAAGCATTCACTTGTTGGTGTTATACATATCTTTTTGCTTGATGTTTGGAAACAATCTACAGTGGGCACTACGTGCATTAGGAGGATGGGAAGATGAGCTTGATTACTGTCACGAGCTCCTTGAAGCTGACGTCTTTAACAATTCCGCATGGAATCAGGTAAATATGATTGTTGATACATACACTAGATTCTGTTTCCCAAATCTATAGATTCAGTCACTCTTTTAAATAACTTCGTTCCCCTTAACCTGGCAGAGGTACTACGTCATTACTCAATCTCCTTTGTTGGGAGGCTTAGAAGCTATGAGGGAATCTGAAGTAAGCTACATAATCAAAGCCATTTTAGCCAATCCCGCAAACGAGAGCTCATGGCGATACCTGAAAGGTCTTTACAAAGACGACAAAGAATCCTGGATTAGTGATCCAAGTGTTTCCTCAGTCTGTTTGAATGTTCTCTCTCGCACGGATTGCTTCCATGGATTCGCTCTTAGCACCCTTTTGGATCTTCTTTGCGACGGATTAAGACCAACGAATGAGCATAGAGACTCAGTGAGAGCTCTAGCTAATGAAGAACCAGATACCAACTTGGCATATTTGGTGTGTACTATTCTTGGTCGTGTAGATCCTATAAGAGCTAACTATTGGGCATGGAGGAAGAGCAAGATTACTGTGGCAGCAATGTGACTGACGAGTGACGACCCAAAATCACACTTggaacaaaatttgatttttaattttcgtaTGTACTGCTTCGTTATGAATCATATGAACATGTTTttcatatatatcaaaacaatcttgaattctcttttttcacttcttttttgaTAGTCAAAGAAGCTTTCTCAACAATGATTTTGCAGAACCAACGATTGAATAAGACTCAACAACGCATTGCTTTCTCGTTAACcggaaaaaaccaaaaccggGTTTTGTCTCGCGGATTCCCCAATTTAAAGACAACAAATTAGTTTGATCTGAactgagccaaaaaaaaaacaaatcaatttgCAAATTCAATACATCGAATCGAAGGCTGTTGGGAAGTTAAGTTGTCGAAGTGGGAAGCATCGTAATTTGGTCGAAAGATTCGTTCTTTTCTCCGACAAGAAGAATGTCCACATCTGGGTTTAGTCTGTTCCTCGCTCTTCTACATCTCATGGGTTTCTTATTTCCGCTGAGAGTTTATGCAATTAGGTGATTACTGTTTTTTTGGGTGATAGCTTTGTTCCTATGTTTTTGCGTATCCCTGTTTTGTCCTCTCTTTGATTAATTTCCTTTAGATTTGGATGGATTTGCAGGAAGGATATCGGATTTTTAGAACAGAGGAGTTGCAGAACAACTGTCCAAGGAAGATACTTGATCTCAGATGATGAAGGTCAGCAAATTCCTATCCAATTCACTCCTTCATAGATCCATCTTTACTACATTTAGTCTCTTTCAACATAGATTTGGTGgtgaaaaagtttttgtttttgttttgttacgaTGAATGGTTGTTGTTGGAACCTGTAGGCAATGTGTGCGATGCTCTGTCTTTGGAATCTCGAACCCGTTGTTGTCCTTGGAAAGGAGAAAGATTCTCTTGTCAGTGAGTCAATTTGATGAATCCTAAACAagacttatctttttttttaaagacttaGTGTGTTCTTAATCAGACTTCTTTGGTTTGTGGGTTTGGCTTGAAGTGGATGCAACCTCCTTTCACAATGCTGCAAATCTTATGAATTTTGCGTTTCTTGCTGCTTGAATCCGTCTCGCGTATATCTATTTCCATGGAACCTTTggtttttgtctctctcttcttgcttcatctttttgtttgttttaactcACATTGAGTATATCTTCTGCAGACGATTCTTGCGCAGGTGGTTAAAGTAAAAGTTGCAAAGCCAGCTACAGCAGGTAAAATTGTCATTTTACGGCAGCTTAAATGTATTTGCATTTGCAAGATGATCATTTTTCCTTGACTTTGCCTATGAAAATTTCAGTTTAACGTCTATTTCTTCATTGGCAGGGACTTACAAGActgtgtttgatttttgttctgGGAGGTGCCGACATAATTCTGAGAGTGTGGTAAGCCATttactgtttttgtttctgttaatAGGGATTTTTTCTTGGTGAAGTTTTTTGAGATTATATGTCATGAAGTTGAGCAATTTTGTGTTGTAAGAGAAGTTCTATTTGAGACTGATGGAATGTTCATGAAAGTATAATGAACCTATAGAGCAATAAAGAGCGAGACTTCATGTAATTTCTTTTATTCCCGAAACTTCTAGGTTCATGAAAATGCTTACCACAGCGAGTTTCACCATTGTTTTTCTCTGACATCAAATGCTTCAGGTGAGCTTCGATACCCTACTTTTTCTTTCAACTACCCTATCACTTTCATCAAATAACATAACTTAAAACAGGGGCTAATCTCACACAAGTTGAAACCAGACTACTTGGCATTGACGTTATCGTGGGAAGGTAAAAAAACACCCTTCACTTTCTTACCCGTTTGAATTGTATACGCTTTCGTGGAGACCATATCCCTTGACTCTTTATTGGATTTGGTTTAACAGTCAAGGAGATTCATGCGATGCAGTTTGCAAGTCACGTGGACAATTGTGTGTGATGAATAAACTCTCACTTCTAAACCAATGTGACGTGTAAGTTTCTTTTTAAGCAACTCATTTACCAGAGTCAATCTCTTAAACCAAACCATCAAGTCATGTTTCAGAGAGTTATATATCGCAATTTGGTATTCATATGGTTCTTTCCCTTATTATTTGTTTGCCTAGTATGAAAAGATACATGACCTGCAAAGGGTCGTGTTTAGCAAGTGCCGGGGGTGACCAACCTGCTGAAGTTGTCGAAGATGCGCCCAGAGATTTGGTATTTCATCTTTTATCCTCTCTTATGCGCGCTTCTTTAAGTGCCTGAATCCTCAGTGaaatatttcatttcatttacATCGGCTTCTCCTGACTCAACTTTTGAATCTTGATCATAAACTGAGTGATTCCATATGTAATGTGGTTTGCAGTATTCAGGCGCGTGTTTGTATACCCGGACAGAATCAATGCTGTCCTGTGACGGTTCACACCAACACACCCGACGACTCTGCCCATGTGCCTAGAAACTAGTCAGTGCCAAGAAGTgtaccataattttttttccgcCTCTTGTAGCGGTTTTAGAATGCAATTTGAAACCCTGATCATGTATTTTTCTCATGGTGAAAGAAAACATATTCTTGATAGATATACACGCAGATGACTAAAACGTTTATTCATTGAATACCACAGACCGAGAGAAAAAAGCATCTGTCCACATCAAGTGTAACGTGTGTGTGGCCTACATTGAGAATTAACTACAAGGCTACAGAAGCAGCAACGTATTCTTTAGATATTAGTCACACACTGATCATTATATGAGGTGCAGCTTTCTTGAACAGAGCCAAAATGCCTACTTTGTATTCATccacagtctctctctctctctctcttcaccaaatctgcaAAGAGGACAACAACACGAAAAAAGGCCTTTATGAACAGCTGGGGATTCAAAGTTGCTTCAGATTTTGATCTGTATAAGAATAACTGCATTAGTTTCATGGTCTGAAGATCTGCAGAACTTGTGAATGAATAAAATACAcattaatcaaccaagacaCAGACTTGTTTTCGTTTTTGGTGTTAACTAGTAATGGTCTGACTTTGTTCTTACATACATAATCACAATGATACCGCCATCGAAGAGAAACCCAATTTTAATTGATGATATATGATTACAGAGATTCGTTTATACTTTTGACAATATCagcaaatcaataaaataaaaataaaaggagaaagaCCATTAATTAGAAGGTGTAGTTTGTTTTAAACAGTCTTTTGTCTCCTCCTGCTGGTGTCTCAGTCTGTTGTTCCTTAGCCACGGCGACACCTCTGTTAAGCTCTTGTTCTGTCTCTCCACTGTTATCATCATCAGCAGTCGCAAAAGCGGGATGGCTTAAAACGCATTTGAGAAGCTGCGTACCTCTCAAGGCGTTAGTGAGCGGTAAGTGTCCTAAAGGCGTTTCATCGTTAAGCTCCCACTTGAATTCGTCAGGAAACGCTCTGTAACCGTATTGAACAACCTCTGTATCAAGAAGCTTCATCCACTCAACTTTAACGAAGAATCTTGTGAAATCTTTCTTCACTTTCAACCAGATTTTGCGCTGCACGCTGTAACCGAATCTCCCGTCGCTGTGTTTCATCCATAGATTGTCTATAGCTTTGAGATCTTCGGTCGAGATTGATTTCACCTCGGAGAAGAAAACGTAGCCGCGCTTCACGGCGGCTTCTCCTGCTATCTGAATGAGTAATCTCCGAGTCTCCTCGTCGGCTTGTCGGAAGTTTTGACTGACGAGGTGGTTCTCCAAAACGTCGAATATGGTCGCGGATTCGGCGGTCGTGGCGGAGGCGTTTGTGGTAGAAACGGCGGAGACGGccacggaggaggaggaggaagaagcagagCAGATAAGTGAGAATGTTGCGGCGGAAGTGGGTTGTTTGAGGGAGAGAGAAGTAGGTACGAAATGAGATTGGGAAGGGAGATTGTGGCGGTGGTGCGTGTAAGAAGAGTGGTGGAGAGAGTTTGTGGTCGCCATTGAagggaggaagagagagaagtcaCGTCagagagaagatagagagagagcgaaGTTGGAGAGTTTTAaagaagaagtgagagagaTAAGGTGTGGACTGTGGAGGATCAGGAAGTAGTAAGCGGGGTCGATTCTGATTGGTCACTTTTGGGTCAGGtctgattctcttttttttttccctgtttactttattttccattttaatttgccagaaaaaaaaaaaacgatttctAGTAATGcatcaataattatattaaactaAAAGATTTGATGTCTACGTCATTTATCTCGTTATCGTTCATGAAAGAAAGTCTTCTAATAttgtaaatacatttttagtttattttttgatattaaaatgggaaaagaaaatgtataGAAATTGGTCAAATACTGGTTAAAAAAGCAGTCAATAATATGGTCATAAATCTGTTATTTTCCACGTCACAATTTTGTAAACATCTACATATAATGGGCCGTTAATGGGTTTTAGGTTCATGGGCGAATTATCCTATGATTTGAAAACGATGCCGTTTTGGAGGGGTTGTGCTGGACAGGAAGGAAGGATCAACATAGAAAAGAGAACTCTGATGGCGCCATCTTTGAAGAGCGCAGTCGACGGCTTGTTTTGGTTattgaagaatatatataaacaacccTTTTTTCTTAGTGCCGCCACAGTCACCGCCgcaattccttttttttttcttttcgaaattCCTAGATCGAGATTGCTTGGCGGgagtttagagagagagagagacgaagaagaggattttttttttttaaaggagttttggttttggtattgGTGATTCCGACGATCGGAGGAGAAGgtgttttgattgatttaggGCGTGTGTTGGGCCTGAGGAAATAAATGGGTCGCAGttcgaagaaaaagaagaaacgcGGAGGTAGCGGAAGAAGGGGTCAGCTCAAAGACCATGGAtctaatgatgatgaagataatgaACTTCTCTCTGAGGAGATCACTGCTCTGTAAGTTTTGTTaactcttcattttcttttatgaaaCGAGTTATCCAGGGTAATGtgggatttagggtttttggagatttgtgtgtttatgttttgatttttgatagaAGTTGCCATGAGCTTTAGAGATGTGCTATGATTGGATTTTGTGTGACACTAGACAGCTGACAACAGATACCTATTTTTTGAACTATgggatttgatattttgattgttCAGGTGTTACAGGGGAAAACAAtagcaatatttttttgtaaatgttgTTAAAGATGTGTACTTTTACTTAATACCTGTGTAAAATTAGGACTGGAGCTAgtcatttctttctcttttaaaaatatggaCAAGAATGAACCTCTATAtgaattttaacaaaaagaaggatcgttttttatgttttcagcACTGCAATATTTCAAGAGGACTGCAAAATTGTTTCAGGTTCGGGATCGCCTCCGCAAATAGTTATTAAACTCAGGTTTTCTTCTTACCGATTAGCTCTGCTGTgatgttttttaaatttatgcCTGAAGAAATGCGTCTTATCCACCGAGCTCTTGTAATTCGAGCAGGCCTTACTCGAAAGATATGGGATATGAGGACATTGACATCTCTGCTATGCTTTTAGTGAGGTGAGTATCTTCTTTCTGAATCTATGACAACAACAGTAAAATATGCCGATCTTTTCTGAATTTATCCCCCTTCTAACTAATTTTTCCTTGTAGATGCTTACCAGGATATCCTTACAAATCCCCGAAGCTGCAGATTACTCCAGAACAAGGGTTGACAATAGCTGATGCTGAGAAGCTTTTATCTCTTCTCGAGGACCAGGTTATGAGATGGGAatcatttttctatttctaATCAGAAATGCTCTGTGCTGACACGAGGTACTCAAAGAGTTATATATTATGCAGGCAAATTCCAATGCTCGTGAAGGTCGGGTTATGATATTCAACTTGGTGGAGGCTGCTCAAGAGTTTTTATCAGAAATACTTCCAGAAAGTCATGATGAGGAATCGGTAAGTATATTCACCCAAATGACTGTTTATGCCATGGTTATGTATTCGATCTATCGACGGTATCCTTAACTGCtggtcaaaagaaaatttattgcTTCTCGTATATGTTTGCATTGGTTGTTCTTCTTGTAAATTCAGTGTTATTATGTCTTTCTGAAGGTTCCATCCTTGACTGCACACCGAAGCGCTCAGTTCATTGAGCAACCTATGCTTTCAAATAAAGCAAAATCGTGTTCTGGTGGaccttttgtttatggttttatagACCTATTTAGTGGCTTGGAAGATGCTAGAAATTGGAGTCTGACTCCAGATGAGAATAGGGGAATAGTATCTTCAGTAAAATCCCACCCACTAGATGCTTCAAGAATTTTGCATGAGAAGCCGGACAAGAATCTGAAGCGATTTGAAGACCATGCTAAAGAAGAAGTTGCACTGCCTGCTCCCATTGCCAAACTAAATACTGTTCAAGAGGATAATGTTGATGATACAAGCATCTCTTCTTTTGAGTCAAGTAAATCTAGTGACGATGTGGAATCTGGAATTTTCCAAAATCAGAAGAAGGTGAGGGGAGGTCTATCTACTTTATCTCAATccctctttttcctttttaagatATTGGGCCTCTGCATAATTCTGTGTATGGTGACTGATGAGTGAGCACAACAAATCAATTACTGGTCCCTTAAATATGAGACACTCTCcagatataatataattagaattATGTGAATGGGGAGCTCTGCacgttttcttttggtttagtcATCATAAATACAGTTCAAGATAACTGGCGTATCTTGACCAACAAAGCAAGAATTAAGAAAGAAGAGTCATATACCTCCTGTCAAGTATGCGTCCACTTTTGGTTGCTTAATGCTGTTGTTGTTTGCATTGATTGTTTCTCTTAGCAGGAATCAAATCTTCAAGATGATACAGCTGAAG is a genomic window containing:
- the LOC104749418 gene encoding protein farnesyltransferase/geranylgeranyltransferase type-1 subunit alpha — its product is MDFDETVPLSQRSEWSDVVRLTQDDGPNPVVPIAYKDEFRETMDYFRAIYFSDERSPRALRLTEETLRLNSGNYTVWHFRRLVLEALNHDLYQELEFIERIAEDNSKNYQLWHHRRWVAEKLGPEVAGRELDCTRRVLSLDAKHYHAWSHRQWALRALGGWEDELDYCHELLEADVFNNSAWNQRYYVITQSPLLGGLEAMRESEVSYIIKAILANPANESSWRYLKGLYKDDKESWISDPSVSSVCLNVLSRTDCFHGFALSTLLDLLCDGLRPTNEHRDSVRALANEEPDTNLAYLVCTILGRVDPIRANYWAWRKSKITVAAM
- the LOC104749420 gene encoding uncharacterized protein LOC104749420 isoform X1 → MSTSGFSLFLALLHLMGFLFPLRVYAIRFGWICRKDIGFLEQRSCRTTVQGRYLISDDEGNVCDALSLESRTRCCPWKGERFSCHGCNLLSQCCKSYEFCVSCCLNPSRTILAQVVKVKVAKPATAGTYKTVFDFCSGRCRHNSESVVHENAYHSEFHHCFSLTSNASGANLTQVETRLLGIDVIVGSQGDSCDAVCKSRGQLCVMNKLSLLNQCDVMKRYMTCKGSCLASAGGDQPAEVVEDAPRDLYSGACLYTRTESMLSCDGSHQHTRRLCPCA
- the LOC104749420 gene encoding uncharacterized protein LOC104749420 isoform X2, producing MSTSGFSLFLALLHLMGFLFPLRVYAIRKDIGFLEQRSCRTTVQGRYLISDDEGNVCDALSLESRTRCCPWKGERFSCHGCNLLSQCCKSYEFCVSCCLNPSRTILAQVVKVKVAKPATAGTYKTVFDFCSGRCRHNSESVVHENAYHSEFHHCFSLTSNASGANLTQVETRLLGIDVIVGSQGDSCDAVCKSRGQLCVMNKLSLLNQCDVMKRYMTCKGSCLASAGGDQPAEVVEDAPRDLYSGACLYTRTESMLSCDGSHQHTRRLCPCA
- the LOC104749419 gene encoding tetrapyrrole-binding protein, chloroplastic, with the protein product MATTNSLHHSSYTHHRHNLPSQSHFVPTSLSLKQPTSAATFSLICSASSSSSSVAVSAVSTTNASATTAESATIFDVLENHLVSQNFRQADEETRRLLIQIAGEAAVKRGYVFFSEVKSISTEDLKAIDNLWMKHSDGRFGYSVQRKIWLKVKKDFTRFFVKVEWMKLLDTEVVQYGYRAFPDEFKWELNDETPLGHLPLTNALRGTQLLKCVLSHPAFATADDDNSGETEQELNRGVAVAKEQQTETPAGGDKRLFKTNYTF